The following are encoded in a window of Halorarum salinum genomic DNA:
- a CDS encoding Pycsar system effector family protein: MPDISPDDLVTRTHDHLNQYISLADNKASILLTAQVAFLGLFANAVSNLSIEAPIVWWSALMSAGFTVIGVFLSGWVVYPRTPKPETGLFFWENIVEYDSKETFREEFEQLEDGGPREELIEENYDLATVAHNKYHFLRWSLRLTAGTVVFAVIAGVVFLFF, from the coding sequence ATGCCAGATATTTCTCCTGATGACCTGGTCACGCGGACTCATGATCATCTCAACCAGTACATTTCACTGGCGGATAACAAGGCGTCAATCCTGCTCACGGCACAAGTGGCGTTTCTGGGGCTGTTCGCAAACGCTGTGAGCAACCTCTCGATCGAGGCGCCGATCGTGTGGTGGAGTGCCCTTATGAGCGCGGGGTTCACCGTGATTGGGGTGTTCCTCTCGGGGTGGGTCGTGTATCCTCGGACCCCGAAACCTGAGACTGGCCTCTTTTTCTGGGAAAACATCGTCGAGTATGATTCGAAGGAGACGTTCCGGGAGGAGTTCGAGCAATTGGAGGATGGGGGACCGCGAGAAGAATTGATCGAGGAGAATTATGATCTGGCCACGGTGGCGCACAACAAGTACCATTTTCTCCGGTGGTCGCTACGGCTCACGGCCGGGACCGTTGTATTTGCGGTGATTGCTGGAGTGGTTTTCTTGTTCTTTTAG
- a CDS encoding adenylate/guanylate cyclase domain-containing protein, with translation MGFDQEEIEERVDEQAEKVEERLEHIPDGQTMPDREDMLLASAKKFTLGIVFIDINDFSNYSSDNPERDVLFMLNLFIPEIMEIVRDYDGYFEKNTGDGILAYFGVGKDYPTISETVLEYIATVKYALANHVNPTLEDHDIEPITISGGAGIGKNIHVSRIGKHSLNRRTAVGTTANSASKLEDMAETNQYFVNEGIHRHADKEDGWGQYLTDKGRLEGFRWGSDDSGWETQHYYNFSGIWTGTETDNLR, from the coding sequence ATGGGATTCGATCAGGAAGAAATCGAGGAACGTGTTGATGAGCAGGCCGAGAAGGTGGAGGAAAGACTAGAGCACATTCCGGATGGCCAGACAATGCCGGACCGGGAGGACATGCTTCTGGCCTCGGCCAAGAAGTTCACATTGGGCATCGTCTTCATCGATATCAACGACTTCTCCAACTACTCCAGCGACAACCCGGAGCGGGACGTGTTATTCATGCTGAACCTGTTCATCCCGGAAATCATGGAGATCGTCCGTGACTACGATGGCTACTTCGAGAAGAACACTGGCGATGGAATCCTTGCTTACTTTGGCGTCGGTAAGGACTATCCAACCATCAGTGAAACCGTTCTCGAGTATATTGCTACCGTGAAGTACGCCTTGGCGAATCACGTGAATCCCACGTTGGAAGACCACGATATCGAACCCATTACCATCAGTGGCGGGGCTGGAATCGGTAAGAATATCCATGTCTCCAGGATCGGCAAGCACAGTCTGAACCGGCGAACTGCCGTTGGAACCACAGCAAACAGCGCTTCCAAACTTGAGGACATGGCGGAGACCAACCAGTATTTCGTGAACGAAGGTATCCACCGGCACGCGGATAAAGAGGATGGCTGGGGACAGTACTTGACGGACAAGGGCCGGCTTGAAGGGTTTAGGTGGGGAAGCGACGATTCAGGCTGGGAGACACAACACTACTACAACTTCAGCGGAATCTGGACTGGCACCGAGACAGACAATTTGCGGTAA
- a CDS encoding PDDEXK family nuclease, with amino-acid sequence MPNTRIEAVLHGIGDGARLEQLVSDLLQREGYDVDPTGTRGPDGGRDALLQRDSEHGILHCSVSQDWEPKVHEDAEKAADRPEDFDFFIFATTQNPAAVKRDRVEDEIHEEYGWRVEIRDLERLRNQLAGDSENHDLVRDHLNIDPSSAFHDPTADAEEFYESRLQALHEREGYYGTIASDHEFTDHEDLPILAIHIIPAETFGSDHDRLGSDLPDPPGIGGKGRTEQYGDFVLTGSNFGLNGDDPFRYYACFHEEGWAEAVTVDIIPRTDDLELTTTIDKIVIEYIEDALDWYEDVGIAPPYYVYVTLLNAADYTIFVPNRISGPLNRREIGSDEFQFGDVIIDRNDVDVPAFMRKPMYRLWNRTGWQKSLNYNEIEEEGGETRYEWDPRR; translated from the coding sequence ATGCCAAACACACGGATCGAAGCCGTCCTCCACGGAATCGGGGACGGTGCCCGCCTTGAACAACTCGTCTCCGATCTCCTCCAACGCGAAGGCTACGACGTCGACCCCACCGGGACACGAGGCCCTGACGGAGGCCGAGACGCCCTCCTCCAACGCGACAGTGAACACGGAATCCTCCACTGCAGCGTCAGTCAAGACTGGGAGCCAAAAGTCCATGAGGACGCTGAAAAAGCTGCGGACCGTCCCGAGGACTTCGACTTCTTCATCTTTGCCACCACACAGAATCCCGCAGCTGTAAAACGCGACCGTGTGGAAGACGAGATCCACGAGGAATACGGCTGGCGAGTAGAGATACGGGATCTAGAACGGCTCAGAAACCAGTTAGCTGGCGATTCTGAAAACCATGATCTGGTGCGTGATCATCTCAATATCGATCCCAGCTCTGCGTTTCACGATCCTACTGCCGACGCAGAGGAGTTCTATGAATCCCGCCTCCAAGCACTACACGAGCGAGAGGGATACTACGGTACGATCGCATCAGACCACGAGTTCACTGATCATGAAGACCTACCCATCCTCGCAATCCATATCATCCCGGCCGAAACATTCGGCAGTGATCACGACAGATTAGGGTCCGACCTGCCAGACCCACCCGGAATAGGCGGGAAGGGACGAACGGAGCAATACGGTGACTTCGTTCTTACCGGGAGCAACTTCGGTCTCAACGGTGATGATCCCTTCAGATACTATGCCTGTTTCCACGAGGAGGGGTGGGCAGAGGCGGTAACTGTGGACATTATACCTCGAACCGATGACCTCGAACTCACTACCACGATAGACAAGATAGTTATCGAGTATATCGAGGACGCGTTAGACTGGTACGAAGATGTCGGTATCGCACCCCCGTACTACGTATACGTAACACTTCTTAACGCAGCAGATTACACCATCTTCGTTCCGAATAGGATCTCTGGGCCCTTGAACCGGCGTGAGATCGGGAGTGACGAATTCCAGTTCGGGGATGTAATCATTGATCGGAACGACGTCGACGTTCCAGCGTTCATGCGGAAACCGATGTACCGCCTCTGGAATCGGACCGGATGGCAGAAGTCGCTCAACTATAATGAGATCGAGGAGGAAGGCGGTGAAACAAGGTATGAGTGGGATCCTCGCAGGTGA